A single genomic interval of Caballeronia sp. NK8 harbors:
- a CDS encoding SDR family oxidoreductase: MDLQLEGKHVLVTGGSRGIGFACAEQFLAEGCVVSIVGRDKSRIGDACRTLDVHMKGISGYAADLSQPAAALGVIADAEEERGPIDVLVNAAGGARRKPFDELQPEDWRAAMEAKFLTYINVLDPLIKLMAQRRAGSVVNVVGMGGKVPITTHLAGGSANAALMLATAGLALAYGPMGVRVNALNPAKTNTDRLAEGVSAFARQERITTAEAIAEANNSSPLGRPASPAEVAAVVAFLASPKAGYISGAIVSMDGAARPMVV, from the coding sequence TTGGATCTGCAACTTGAAGGCAAGCACGTTCTGGTGACCGGTGGATCGCGAGGAATTGGGTTCGCATGCGCCGAGCAATTTCTGGCGGAAGGCTGCGTCGTCAGCATCGTAGGACGTGATAAAAGCCGAATCGGTGACGCATGCAGGACGCTTGACGTCCACATGAAGGGAATCAGCGGATATGCCGCCGACCTTTCCCAACCGGCCGCCGCATTGGGCGTAATTGCCGATGCTGAGGAAGAACGTGGACCGATCGACGTTCTCGTCAACGCCGCAGGCGGTGCTCGTCGGAAGCCTTTCGATGAATTGCAGCCTGAAGACTGGCGGGCCGCAATGGAAGCCAAATTTCTGACGTATATCAACGTCTTGGATCCTCTCATCAAGCTCATGGCACAGCGTCGCGCCGGTTCGGTAGTCAATGTGGTGGGAATGGGAGGCAAAGTACCAATCACAACGCATCTAGCTGGCGGGTCCGCCAACGCTGCACTGATGCTCGCCACGGCAGGCCTCGCGCTGGCATATGGACCGATGGGCGTTCGGGTTAATGCCCTGAATCCTGCAAAGACGAACACTGACCGGCTAGCAGAAGGCGTCAGTGCCTTTGCTCGGCAAGAACGGATAACTACCGCTGAAGCCATTGCCGAGGCGAACAATTCATCGCCTCTTGGTCGACCCGCTTCTCCTGCGGAGGTGGCGGCGGTTGTGGCCTTCCTGGCTTCCCCGAAGGCTGGGTACATCTCCGGGGCGATTGTTTCTATGGACGGTGCCGCTCGCCCGATGGTGGTCTGA